The sequence below is a genomic window from Lycium ferocissimum isolate CSIRO_LF1 chromosome 9, AGI_CSIRO_Lferr_CH_V1, whole genome shotgun sequence.
GGAAGAGTCagggggggggggtaaaaaGGTCCAAAatgctataacgaccaaatgggtcattacatcagataccaattaaatcatcgctcgtcctcgagcgacaaagAAAAGCGGGAAAGTACCGAGTCAGACACCTGGCGGGGTTATACGCACGTATATCTGACTCGGTCTCCTATGTGTTCTCCTCAACATGAGGATGCTTCCATTGAACCTTAACAGAAGCTATCTCCTTAGCCCTCAACTTTCGGTCGCATAGATCTTTTGCTGACTCTCAGCTACcagaagcttttcctgaataagATTTACCTTGTCCAAGGATTCTCTAAGCAAATCTGTACCCCACGGGCAAACCTcgaaagcatcaaaccacccaataggagaacggtacctcctaccatataaagcctcgaacggcaccatatcaatactcgaattGTAGCTATTATTATACCGAACTCTGCCAAGGGTAGGAACttgtcccaatgaccaccaaagtcaataacacatcCTCGAGCACCTGGATAGTCCACTGGGACTGACCatcagtctggggatgaaaagttaTACTCAGGTCCAACTGAGTACCCAACTCTACCTGCAATGACCTCCAGAAGTTGGCAGTAAACTGGGGACCTCGATTTGagatgatggaaataggaacccgGTGCAATCGTACAATCTCACGAATGTATATCCTGGATAACTTCTCTGTAATATGTGTAACCTGAACAGGGATGGAATGAGGAGACCTAGTCAAccaatcaacaataacccacACTGAGACTAACTTACCCAGGGTCTTCGAAAGACATTCGAAGAAATCCATGGTAATCTTCTCCGACTTTCACTCGGAAATGGGCATCTTTTGAAGTACACCACcaggtcgctggtgctcatacttgaaTTACTGACTGTTCCCACACTTAGCAACAAAATCTGCAATATCTCTCTTTATCTGACCCCACCAgtagtgctgcctcaaatcacggtacatcttcATCGCCCCTAGATAAATAGAATACCTGGAGCTATGAGCCTCCTCCAATATCAATCGAATCAGAACACCCACATGAGGAATACACACACGTCCCTTGATCCTCAGAATCCCCTCACTATCAAGCATAGCCTCCCTGGCCTCACCTCTCAAAACCTTATCACGAATTTTACATAATTcagcatcctcaaactgttgGGCCCTAATCTGCTCTAAGAGTGAAAACCTCACCTCAACACATGCTAAAACTCTGCCTGGATCTAAAACATCGAGATGCACAAAGCTGTTATCCAGAGTCTAAACCTCCATAGCTAAAGGACGCCCAGAATCAACCAATCAAGCTAGACtgcccatactcactgccttgtgACTCAAGACatcggctaccacattagctttaCCTGAATGGTAAAGTAtagtgatatcataatccttcgAAGCTCTAACCACCTATGCTGCCTAGAGTTGAGACCCCTCTGACCGAACACGTGCTAAAGGCTGCGGGGATCGGTAAACACCTCACAGTggataatgcctccaaatcttcaaacaGAAGAATATGATTGCCAACCCCAAATTGTGagtagggtagttcttctcatggatcTTTAACTGATGGGAAGTATAGGCAATGACCTTGCCCTCCTGTATCAACATAACGCCCAAGCCAACACAGGATACATCATAATAAACggagaaatccttaccctctaTGGGTAATGCCAAAATCAGAGTAGTAGTCAAtagagtcttgagcttttgaaagctctcttcacaagCATCAGACCATAAAGGGAACCGACCAAACCCATGAAGCTACGAATTTCGATCACGGTAGTGAGTCTCGCCCAATCTCTAACAGCCtcgatcttcttgggatcaaccatgatccctTCCTTTGACATGACGTGGCCCAAGAACGCCACAGAATTAAGccagaactcgcactttgaaaacttggcaaaaAGCTCTTTCTCTCTCAACAAGCCAATGACAATCCTCAAATAAtgctcatgctcctctctattCTTGGAAtaaaccaagatatcatcaataaacactatgACGAAGGAGTCTAAAGATGGcttgaaaatgccattcatcaagtccatgaaagcTGCTGGGGCATTCGTAAGCCCAAATAACATCACAAGgaactcgtaatgaccataacgagtcctGAAGGATGTCTTCGGGATATCCTCAGCCCGAATCTTCAGCTAATGGtagcctgacctcaaatcaaaCTTCAAAAATACCTAAGTACCCTGAAACTGGTCGAACAGGTCATCAATATGAGGAATCAGATACTTATTAtaaatggtgaccttgttcaactaaTCTATGTACATCCTCATCATATCATCCTTCCTCTTCACAAATAAAATGGGAGTGCCTGGGGAGACGCttggtctaataaaccccttgctCAGAAGATCCTGCAACTGCTCTTTCAACTTTCTCAACTCAGCAGGTGctatcctataaggaggaatagaaatggggCGCGTTCCTGGCTCCAAGTCGATGCAGAAATCAATATCACggtcgggtggcatacccagCAAATCAGAAGGAAAGACCTCTACAAACTCACTCATAATAGGCACGGACTCAAAGGGCGGAGAAGCAACGCTAGTATCATGAACATAGGCCAAATAGGCCAAACACCCCTTGTCAATTAACTTCTTCGAGCGGAGATAAGAGATGATCTTCTTTGGAGTGGGACTCAGAGTACCCCTCCACCCAAGTCAAGGAATtcaaggcataactaaagtgactgccttggcatgacagtccaggATCGCGTGATACCATGACAACCAAGTCATACCCAGgataatatcaaaatctaccatatcgaAAATCATCAAGTCTACCCATGTGTCGTACCCCAtaaagtaactaaacaagatCGATATACTCGATCAACCAAAATGAAATCTCACAccagagtagacacatgaataggcATATCAAGACAATCACTAGTCAAATTCCAACCAATAGAATATtaagtagacacataagaaaaaGAAGGCCAAGGATCAAACAAGACTGAAGCCGGCCGATGACGAACATAAATAATACATGAGATCACAACATCAGAATCCTAGGCCTCGGGCCTACCTAGAAAAGCATTGCAATGTGCCCCACCAAGTCCACTCAGGCCAAACTGCCCTCCTCTTCGGAAGACCTGGGAACCACCCCTACCTGGCTGGTGTCCACCCCTGGACGAATGAGAACCACCGCGGCCTGAATGAGCACCATCTCTAGCTGAAGAAATATCCCCGCTACATGATGATGTTGGAGTCCTCAAGGTCTGAAACCAAGAACCCTGCGGGGACCCACTCTGTCTAGGTCTGCTACAGTCGCTCATTAGGTGACCAGGATCACCAAATACATAACAAGACTTGGGAGCTAGAGGAAAATACATAGAAGCTGATGAACCAGAGGGACCACCTCGATCAGCTGGTCGGGAGTAAGATCCACCATGAGACTGTCCAGCCCTATAACCACTGGGTCTAGAAGGACCAACAGAAGATGCCTGCAATGCAGACTGAACGGGGTGGCTGGGGGCTGATTGATAGGGCTGAGAAGACTATCCTCCGCCCCTATAATTGGAACCACTAAAATCACTGTGATGTGGCCTCTTCTCACTAGATCCTCCCAAAGAACGAGCCTTGGCAGACTCAACACTCATGGCATGATCAACGACTACCTGGAAAGAAGAAACCATTGCCACAAACTGGAGACAAGAAATATGGAGTGGAACCACAAGTCC
It includes:
- the LOC132032025 gene encoding uncharacterized protein LOC132032025, which produces MLFGLTNAPAAFMDLMNGIFKPSLDSFVIVFIDDILVYSKNREEHEHYLRIVIGLLREKELFAKFSKCEFWLNSVAFLGHVMSKEGIMVDPKKIEAVRDWARLTTVIEIRSFMDPGRVLACVEVRFSLLEQIRAQQFEDAELCKIRDKVLRGEAREAMLDSEGILRIKGRVCIPHVGVLIRLILEEAHSSRYSIYLGAMKMYRDLRQHYWWGQIKRDIADFVAKCGNSQ